A part of Prolixibacteraceae bacterium genomic DNA contains:
- a CDS encoding TetR/AcrR family transcriptional regulator, with protein sequence MKKQGRPPKFSREEIIKRTVEIFWERGYTATGLQQLLKDADLNKGSLYHFFENKRELFIACIEALESSSLRSLEQTLELSETPLEVIKSIFYGIADDSYAAHCKGCILGNTIVEFANNDPEVADIAKKYLFQMEKLFQIYLAKAQERGQWTPDGNPEWTAKYLINLWNGLNITRRLYDSKEQLIQLIDMNLQILKSS encoded by the coding sequence ATGAAGAAACAAGGAAGGCCACCCAAATTTAGTAGAGAGGAGATCATTAAAAGAACTGTTGAAATATTTTGGGAGAGAGGGTATACAGCTACGGGCTTACAGCAATTATTAAAAGATGCAGATCTAAATAAAGGGAGCTTATACCATTTTTTTGAAAATAAGAGAGAGTTGTTCATTGCATGTATTGAAGCATTAGAATCATCATCTTTAAGATCATTAGAGCAAACATTAGAACTAAGTGAGACTCCTCTAGAAGTCATCAAGTCTATCTTTTATGGAATAGCAGATGACAGCTATGCAGCACATTGTAAGGGGTGTATACTGGGGAATACGATCGTAGAATTTGCAAATAATGATCCCGAGGTTGCCGATATAGCAAAGAAATATCTATTTCAAATGGAAAAGCTCTTTCAAATTTATCTGGCCAAAGCTCAAGAACGAGGACAATGGACACCTGATGGGAATCCCGAATGGACTGCTAAATATCTTATAAATCTATGGAACGGCTTAAATATAACACGTCGATTGTATGATTCGAAAGAGCAATTAATACAATTGATTGATATGAATTTACAAATCTTAAAATCATCATGA
- a CDS encoding MBL fold metallo-hydrolase — translation MEILPIQLDLNIDERTETIYPVLIKCDGYNYLVDCGYSVTFKELKRKLEENGVYIKDLTGIVITHDDIDHIESLKHFKEENPNISILSSVDEKDSISGKEKSERLRQAEEGYAFLPDEHRDWATDFIQSLKSISRYDVDQTLEDNERLVEDLKVITTPGHTKGHLSLFDPVSQILISGDAVVLENQKIVVANPHYCLNLEDMIDSLRKIQDLSPKKVICYHGGVFEGDVNGALEELIKLYSK, via the coding sequence ATGGAGATATTACCAATTCAATTAGACCTAAATATTGATGAAAGGACAGAAACGATCTATCCCGTTTTGATAAAATGTGATGGTTATAACTATTTAGTAGATTGTGGTTATTCGGTTACTTTTAAAGAATTGAAGCGGAAACTTGAAGAAAATGGTGTCTACATAAAGGATTTGACTGGAATTGTGATAACACATGATGATATAGATCATATAGAGTCATTAAAACACTTTAAAGAAGAAAATCCTAATATTTCTATTTTATCAAGTGTTGACGAAAAAGATTCAATTTCAGGGAAAGAGAAATCCGAAAGATTAAGACAAGCTGAGGAAGGTTATGCTTTTTTGCCAGATGAACACCGTGATTGGGCAACTGATTTTATACAATCACTCAAGTCAATATCGCGTTATGACGTGGATCAAACATTAGAAGATAATGAAAGATTAGTTGAAGATCTAAAAGTAATTACTACACCAGGGCATACTAAAGGCCATTTATCTCTTTTTGATCCTGTAAGCCAAATACTTATTTCTGGAGATGCTGTAGTATTAGAAAATCAAAAAATTGTGGTAGCTAATCCTCATTATTGTTTGAATCTAGAAGATATGATAGACTCATTACGCAAGATACAAGATTTAAGCCCCAAAAAGGTTATTTGTTACCATGGTGGGGTTTTTGAAGGAGATGTTAATGGTGCTTTAGAAGAGTTGATCAAACTCTATTCTAAATGA
- a CDS encoding sulfatase, with protein sequence MKRTFSLFCLATTIFASCITKTKDAKKPNVLMIYMDDLRPELACYGLPNIKSPNIDLLANEGIQFTNAYCNVAICGASRASMLTGLYPTKDHFISYDVYVKEEKPQITSMIKSFKNSGYTTVSNGKIFHHMDDNPNDWDEIWRPHAFEKNDKGLTPVEYWESLWRDYQLPENKLTYAKNNNGPAFECADVPDSTYIDGLLVEKVIRDMHRLKETNKPFLLTAGFNSNHLPFNAPKKYWDMYDEKDVKLPYNNFVPKNAPQISIGNWGELRGYMGMPKKGAVDSANAVKLIHGYYATVSYVDALIGKLIGALKREGLDENTIVVLVSDHGYNLMEHTLWAKYKNYKTSMQVPFIISVPGYSTGVKNDELVELVDVYPTMVELCGLKAPSHQLEGKSIVPLLKDPKTKGKEFVFTKNATGFSIRSRDYCYTEYINLKTFQTKASMLYDLSVDPDENENVVDYPKYATVVAEMKTILHENFNKQINGL encoded by the coding sequence ATGAAACGAACTTTCTCTCTATTTTGTTTAGCAACAACTATTTTTGCCTCCTGTATAACAAAGACCAAGGATGCGAAAAAACCTAATGTTCTAATGATTTATATGGACGACTTACGTCCAGAATTGGCATGTTATGGGTTGCCCAATATTAAGAGTCCAAATATTGACTTGCTAGCTAATGAAGGCATTCAGTTTACTAATGCCTATTGTAATGTAGCTATTTGTGGTGCATCAAGAGCAAGTATGTTGACGGGGTTATATCCAACAAAGGATCACTTTATAAGCTATGATGTTTATGTAAAGGAGGAAAAGCCACAGATTACTTCGATGATTAAAAGTTTCAAAAATAGTGGGTATACTACTGTCTCCAATGGAAAGATATTTCACCATATGGATGATAATCCAAATGATTGGGATGAAATTTGGAGACCACATGCTTTTGAAAAGAATGATAAAGGATTAACTCCAGTTGAGTATTGGGAGTCACTTTGGAGGGATTATCAACTTCCAGAAAATAAGCTTACTTATGCAAAAAACAATAATGGTCCTGCTTTCGAATGTGCAGATGTTCCTGACTCTACTTATATTGATGGACTTCTTGTTGAGAAAGTAATACGAGATATGCATCGATTAAAAGAGACTAACAAACCTTTCTTATTAACAGCAGGATTTAATTCTAACCATTTGCCATTCAACGCGCCCAAAAAATATTGGGATATGTATGACGAGAAAGATGTTAAATTGCCGTACAATAACTTTGTCCCAAAGAATGCTCCTCAGATTTCCATTGGGAATTGGGGAGAACTGAGAGGATATATGGGGATGCCTAAAAAGGGTGCTGTGGATTCTGCAAATGCTGTTAAGCTTATCCATGGTTATTATGCGACCGTTAGTTATGTAGATGCGTTAATCGGTAAACTTATAGGTGCATTAAAACGTGAAGGGTTAGATGAAAATACGATAGTTGTTTTGGTTTCCGACCATGGGTATAATCTTATGGAACATACTTTGTGGGCAAAGTATAAAAATTACAAAACTTCGATGCAAGTTCCATTTATTATCTCTGTACCTGGCTATAGTACAGGAGTGAAGAATGATGAACTAGTGGAACTTGTAGATGTTTATCCAACGATGGTTGAACTTTGTGGTCTAAAAGCTCCAAGTCACCAACTTGAAGGGAAAAGCATTGTACCTCTTCTAAAAGATCCTAAAACAAAGGGGAAAGAGTTTGTTTTTACTAAGAATGCCACTGGGTTTTCGATTCGTTCCAGAGACTATTGTTATACGGAATATATTAACCTTAAAACTTTTCAGACAAAAGCTTCGATGCTTTATGACCTTTCGGTGGATCCAGATGAAAATGAGAATGTCGTAGATTATCCCAAATATGCAACCGTGGTTGCAGAGATGAAAACAATACTTCATGAAAACTTCAATAAACAGATTAATGGTCTATAA
- a CDS encoding glycoside hydrolase, protein MRNSLFVMTILLFVCHQLKAQTSTTVFYSGEEGYHSYRIPAIIKTQDGDLLAFAEGRKNRRGDVGDIDLVYKRSTNNGQSWSKMKVIVDNNDGVAGNPSPVVIDKNGKIVLLFVIQAVNTHQKAIRQGIPPKGGRTPYIIISEDHGKQWSKPRSLEKSCDKKIWGWYATGPGHGIEIKKGKYKGRIVIPANHNLITTTQKDPINPGFSAHLIYSDDQGDTWKIGAIDEESSKSRYMNPNETMLTELANGDLYINSRNCLGATVCKRADAWSCDGGEHFTTKSFTPNLYLQTPNCQGSIISYGDTIIFSGPYELNRKDLTLWASYDKGHHWTKKKCIHKGNAAYSDLVKISSTELGVLYESKDIKFKKILLSEIDL, encoded by the coding sequence ATGAGAAACTCACTATTTGTGATGACCATCCTATTATTTGTATGTCATCAATTAAAAGCTCAAACATCAACGACCGTATTTTATTCGGGGGAAGAAGGCTATCATAGCTATCGTATTCCCGCAATAATCAAAACACAAGATGGTGATTTATTGGCATTTGCAGAAGGACGAAAAAACCGAAGAGGTGATGTAGGTGATATTGACCTAGTTTATAAAAGATCTACTAATAATGGGCAATCTTGGAGTAAGATGAAAGTAATCGTAGACAATAATGATGGAGTGGCAGGAAATCCATCACCTGTCGTAATTGATAAAAATGGTAAAATTGTGCTTCTATTTGTCATACAAGCGGTCAATACACATCAGAAAGCTATTAGACAAGGGATTCCACCTAAAGGAGGACGTACGCCATATATAATTATCTCAGAAGATCATGGTAAACAATGGAGCAAACCTAGGTCATTAGAGAAGAGCTGTGATAAAAAGATATGGGGATGGTATGCTACAGGACCAGGGCATGGTATTGAAATTAAAAAAGGTAAATACAAAGGTCGAATTGTTATACCCGCCAATCATAATCTTATTACAACAACACAAAAAGATCCGATAAATCCAGGATTTAGTGCACACCTCATATATTCAGATGATCAAGGTGACACATGGAAGATTGGTGCAATAGACGAAGAGAGTAGTAAAAGCCGATACATGAATCCTAACGAAACCATGTTAACAGAACTAGCCAATGGTGATTTATATATTAACAGTCGTAATTGTTTAGGTGCCACTGTATGTAAACGAGCTGATGCATGGAGTTGTGATGGAGGTGAACATTTTACAACGAAGAGCTTTACACCCAACCTTTACCTACAAACACCTAATTGCCAAGGATCGATAATATCTTATGGAGACACAATTATTTTTTCTGGACCATATGAACTGAATAGAAAAGACCTTACCTTATGGGCAAGCTACGATAAAGGACATCATTGGACGAAGAAAAAATGTATACATAAAGGCAATGCTGCCTATTCTGATCTTGTAAAAATATCTTCAACAGAACTTGGCGTTTTATATGAATCAAAAGATATTAAATTCAAAAAGATTTTATTAAGTGAGATTGATTTGTAA
- a CDS encoding YkgB family protein — MDQSKRVTAIGENVERYGLVLILLWYGIFKFTPTEAEAIVPLVKNSPFMSWMLHLFSVQVTSNIIGSAEIITALALAVGPWKPKIGLVGGILSTLTFLATLSFLFSSPGMFKLVDNMYVPNGFILKDLMLLGFSIWATGDAMRRIKESI; from the coding sequence ATGGATCAATCAAAAAGAGTTACAGCAATAGGAGAGAATGTGGAACGATATGGCTTGGTGCTGATCCTATTATGGTATGGGATATTCAAATTTACTCCTACTGAAGCAGAAGCGATTGTTCCTTTGGTAAAGAATAGTCCTTTTATGTCATGGATGCTACATCTTTTTAGTGTTCAAGTTACCTCTAATATTATTGGTAGTGCAGAGATTATTACGGCATTAGCTTTAGCCGTTGGTCCTTGGAAACCAAAGATTGGTTTGGTTGGAGGGATATTATCAACTCTAACTTTCTTGGCCACTTTGTCTTTTTTATTTAGTAGCCCTGGGATGTTTAAATTAGTGGATAATATGTATGTGCCAAATGGTTTTATTCTCAAAGATTTAATGTTGCTTGGCTTTTCTATTTGGGCTACAGGTGATGCCATGCGAAGAATAAAAGAGTCAATATAA
- a CDS encoding IS5 family transposase, translated as MNYKNITNDSLFDDVFRLEKLQEMGDPLYRLNQVIDWELFLPILEKVYEKDRKSNAGAPAYCPIMMFKILILQRYYNLSDFQTEYQIIDRHSFSQFLGLVRSSSIPDEKTIWRFRERLSVLDLERELFEQFHHVLNNEGLLVSEGKIVDASFVEVPRQRNSKKENEYIKENNCAPKEWHSNKNKLRQKDVNARWAKKRNEKHFGYKNHIKIDSDSKLITDYTSSSAEVHDSKALDLLIGDDTDQDCKFYADSAYTGERCDKLIDESKMENNVNEKGVRNKPLTDQQKENNKEKSKTRARVEHVFGFMENSMGNLQMKCIGFERSSTIIGLINLTYNLFRYEQIIRLKLMVK; from the coding sequence ATGAACTACAAGAATATCACTAACGATTCATTATTTGATGACGTTTTTAGGCTAGAGAAGCTTCAAGAAATGGGAGATCCTTTATATCGTTTAAATCAGGTTATCGATTGGGAGTTATTTCTCCCCATCTTAGAAAAGGTATATGAAAAAGATCGCAAAAGTAATGCTGGTGCTCCAGCTTACTGTCCTATTATGATGTTTAAGATTTTGATACTACAACGCTATTATAATCTTAGTGATTTTCAAACAGAATATCAGATTATTGATAGGCATTCATTTAGTCAATTCTTAGGTTTAGTTCGGAGTAGTTCTATACCAGACGAAAAAACAATTTGGCGATTTAGAGAAAGACTTTCAGTTCTAGATTTAGAAAGAGAACTTTTTGAACAGTTTCATCATGTATTAAATAATGAGGGTTTGCTTGTTTCTGAAGGTAAAATTGTTGATGCTAGTTTTGTGGAAGTTCCAAGACAAAGAAATAGCAAAAAAGAGAATGAATATATCAAAGAAAACAACTGTGCTCCAAAGGAATGGCATTCAAATAAGAATAAACTTCGTCAGAAAGATGTAAATGCACGTTGGGCGAAAAAACGTAATGAAAAACATTTTGGCTATAAGAATCATATCAAAATAGACAGTGATAGTAAATTGATTACAGATTATACTTCTTCAAGTGCTGAAGTTCATGACTCAAAAGCATTAGATTTACTCATTGGAGATGATACAGATCAAGATTGTAAATTCTATGCTGATAGTGCTTATACAGGAGAACGATGTGATAAGCTTATAGACGAAAGTAAAATGGAGAATAATGTAAATGAGAAAGGAGTAAGAAATAAACCTTTAACTGACCAGCAAAAGGAAAATAATAAAGAAAAATCAAAAACAAGAGCAAGAGTTGAGCATGTGTTTGGTTTTATGGAAAATAGTATGGGAAATTTGCAAATGAAGTGTATTGGATTTGAAAGATCAAGTACAATTATTGGGCTAATTAACCTCACATACAACTTGTTTAGGTATGAACAAATTATAAGATTAAAGTTAATGGTAAAATAA
- a CDS encoding transposase yields the protein MLQNKSTKVFSETQSFFSSSEKGINRIISLYKLLNLRQLKLGNKELPQSTYFKGDILLGLLLFPIFSIPNIYSYSKHYLSEMLEAQKNTFYRFKNNSQIDWRTIVSSCNNKLFGQIAKNSHSDDCNQAERCLIIDDTDFEKSTYKTEHVSKIWSHVTHRYIFGFKGLFLGLWDGKSYFTLDFSLHKERGKNKKTPFGLTAKQRKKQFSKKRSTKSNGFNREKELVIDKITMAKEMMVNAIKQGITVDYILMDSWFFCDSILKTVISNGMHLVAMAKMSSAKYSFKDKEYSTKELALLLKQRKRVKWVKSLSLYCAEVTVKYKGTDVKLFFCKNSKRGKWHLLVSSNTKLSIEKAYQIYSIRWSIEVFFKESKNYFGLGKSQSSDFDAQIADLSVAIIEFNVFSLAKRFEAYETLGGIFAHVKDQGMELVIVQRIWGFILELMRTLAEIIDSDFNELIISVLKNKPENNKFFRLIESMVYEPE from the coding sequence ATGCTTCAGAATAAAAGTACAAAAGTTTTTTCAGAGACACAGAGTTTTTTCAGTTCAAGTGAAAAAGGAATTAATCGAATTATTAGCCTTTACAAGTTACTCAACTTAAGACAACTGAAATTAGGAAATAAAGAGTTGCCTCAGTCTACTTACTTCAAAGGTGACATACTATTAGGCTTACTACTTTTCCCAATTTTCTCTATCCCTAATATTTATAGCTACAGTAAGCATTATCTATCAGAGATGTTAGAAGCACAAAAGAATACATTCTATCGATTTAAAAATAACAGCCAGATAGATTGGCGTACTATAGTTTCATCATGTAATAATAAACTCTTTGGTCAAATAGCCAAAAACTCTCACTCTGATGACTGTAATCAAGCAGAAAGATGCTTAATTATTGACGATACTGATTTTGAGAAGTCTACCTACAAAACTGAACATGTTAGTAAAATATGGTCGCATGTAACCCATCGTTATATATTTGGTTTTAAAGGATTATTTCTAGGTTTATGGGATGGCAAAAGCTATTTTACATTGGACTTCTCTCTACATAAAGAAAGAGGGAAGAATAAAAAGACTCCATTTGGACTCACTGCCAAACAACGTAAAAAACAGTTCTCAAAGAAACGATCAACAAAGAGTAATGGGTTTAACCGAGAGAAAGAACTCGTTATTGATAAAATAACGATGGCAAAAGAGATGATGGTAAATGCTATTAAACAAGGAATTACAGTAGACTACATACTTATGGACAGTTGGTTCTTCTGTGATTCAATATTAAAAACTGTGATCTCTAATGGTATGCATCTTGTTGCAATGGCTAAGATGTCTAGTGCTAAATATTCTTTCAAAGACAAAGAATATAGCACCAAAGAACTTGCTCTCTTACTTAAACAGCGAAAGAGAGTAAAATGGGTAAAGTCACTTAGTCTATATTGTGCAGAAGTCACAGTGAAATATAAAGGTACAGATGTAAAACTATTCTTTTGCAAGAACAGTAAGCGAGGGAAATGGCATTTATTGGTATCTTCAAATACAAAGCTGAGCATAGAGAAAGCTTATCAGATATATAGTATTAGATGGAGTATTGAGGTCTTTTTTAAGGAATCAAAGAACTATTTTGGTTTAGGAAAATCTCAATCGAGTGATTTTGATGCTCAAATAGCAGATCTATCTGTAGCTATTATTGAGTTTAACGTTTTTAGTTTAGCAAAAAGGTTCGAGGCATATGAGACGCTAGGTGGAATCTTTGCTCATGTAAAAGATCAAGGAATGGAACTTGTAATAGTACAACGAATTTGGGGTTTTATCCTCGAATTGATGAGAACTCTCGCAGAAATCATCGATAGTGATTTTAATGAATTGATAATCAGTGTACTTAAAAATAAACCCGAAAATAATAAATTCTTTAGGCTCATTGAATCAATGGTTTATGAACCTGAATAA
- a CDS encoding IS1380 family transposase, whose amino-acid sequence MIKDFNSKVTPFGGIYLIHDLLISNGIIQFINEQLVDRDPKCIYNFSDLLLPRIYTTFCGGSATEDINYLRDNTLNNLRSISIPSPDTILRGDVELSTPCEIIDGKTTIKGQKININTPMNKFLLASAIKFKQLDPKASDLIYDFDHQFIPTKKSDAEYSYKKTEGYFPGVATIGNIPVYIEGRNGNCHVKTAQLETHKRALELLASKGVKLQYARMDCGSYIKEVTDYFHQEEILFSIRASHSNVLLSKASQTDNWSCCEINNQAYEVNSFKYEFGQYRHRIIAYRRPNKSNQMSLITNDAKNYQFIITNDWDITEEQAIIFYNQRGASEKVFDIQNNDFNWKSMPHSNLEENTVYLIIMAVAHILYRYIISRFAGLVEGLKTTSRLKAFIFRFVTVVAKVTKSGRRVIIHLATNNKKLIESTKAG is encoded by the coding sequence ATGATCAAAGATTTTAATTCAAAGGTGACACCATTTGGTGGGATATATTTAATTCATGATTTGCTAATTTCAAACGGCATTATTCAATTTATTAATGAGCAATTAGTAGACAGAGACCCAAAGTGTATCTATAATTTCTCAGATTTGTTATTACCACGCATATACACTACTTTTTGTGGAGGTAGTGCTACGGAAGATATTAACTATCTCCGGGATAATACATTGAATAACTTGAGATCAATTTCTATCCCCTCTCCTGATACCATTCTAAGAGGAGATGTGGAGCTTTCTACTCCATGTGAGATTATCGATGGAAAGACTACAATTAAAGGCCAAAAGATAAATATTAACACACCAATGAATAAATTCTTGTTGGCTAGTGCTATTAAGTTTAAACAGTTAGATCCTAAAGCTTCTGATCTTATCTATGATTTTGATCACCAGTTCATTCCCACTAAAAAGAGTGATGCAGAATATAGCTATAAGAAGACAGAAGGATACTTTCCAGGAGTCGCAACCATAGGTAACATCCCTGTATATATTGAAGGACGAAATGGGAATTGTCATGTTAAAACAGCTCAATTAGAAACCCATAAACGAGCATTAGAGTTGTTGGCATCAAAAGGTGTAAAACTACAATATGCAAGAATGGACTGTGGTTCATATATCAAAGAGGTTACAGACTACTTTCATCAAGAGGAAATTCTATTTTCGATTAGAGCGTCTCACTCTAACGTATTACTATCAAAAGCATCACAAACAGATAATTGGTCCTGTTGTGAGATAAATAATCAAGCCTATGAAGTCAATAGCTTTAAATATGAATTTGGTCAATATAGACATAGAATCATTGCATACCGAAGACCCAATAAGTCTAATCAAATGTCATTGATAACCAATGATGCGAAGAATTATCAGTTTATTATAACCAATGATTGGGACATTACAGAAGAGCAAGCTATTATATTCTATAATCAACGTGGAGCTAGCGAGAAGGTTTTTGACATTCAGAACAATGATTTTAATTGGAAGTCAATGCCTCACAGTAACTTAGAAGAGAATACAGTCTACTTGATAATAATGGCTGTAGCACACATTCTTTATCGATACATTATATCCAGGTTTGCTGGTTTAGTCGAGGGATTAAAGACAACAAGTAGACTCAAAGCATTTATATTTCGTTTTGTCACGGTGGTGGCTAAGGTTACTAAAAGTGGACGAAGGGTGATTATTCATTTAGCAACAAACAATAAAAAACTAATCGAATCTACAAAGGCTGGATAG
- a CDS encoding cupin domain-containing protein, which yields MNSPIFTEIAPGIFRKITHLNDLMVVVIDFKNPPMEKPDPFHSHPHEQITYVAKGSLKFFIENEEFLLKEGDTIAIPAGKNHTIQTLSQGVRLIDSFSPIREDFLV from the coding sequence ATGAACAGTCCAATATTCACAGAGATAGCTCCAGGTATTTTTAGAAAGATTACTCATTTGAATGACTTAATGGTGGTAGTCATTGACTTTAAAAATCCTCCAATGGAGAAACCAGATCCTTTTCATTCTCATCCTCACGAACAAATCACCTATGTAGCCAAAGGTAGTTTGAAGTTCTTTATAGAAAATGAAGAATTTCTTTTAAAGGAAGGGGATACAATTGCGATTCCTGCAGGAAAGAATCATACGATCCAAACATTGAGCCAAGGTGTTCGTCTTATCGATAGTTTTTCACCAATTCGAGAGGATTTTTTGGTATAA
- a CDS encoding glycoside hydrolase family 97 protein, with protein sequence MRTNKTILYILWMFFTMITINVNAKIVVKSPNKSISLKLKPQNGQLYYSINYFGKKIINSSKLSISNAPIKILSTNKLHHDTNWKPVWGQFSSVRNHYNETSIHLISENKQFILHARVYNDGVAFQYEKTIKEQTSDISLYCEYNVPNLINFYTSNQNGDPYKSITNIEAPQFFSEHKKKAISAPIVMELEDDQYMALWESDLFNTKDFETITFHYNEQKKTIFSKNKGDISKVRSTSPWRVILISNNIGDFTTSQLTLNLAKPNQLKETKWIHPGKALWDWRVHGHQTDDGFTYGIDTESYKRYIDFAASNHIRYFLIDDLWYKKVTKGHFILSDKLDIKQVIKYAEEKGVEIILYYDRRHGNYGEDALYAYYASLNMKGMKYGFMGRNIPFTKKSIMLSAKNHLLIDYHDCPAPMTGVSRTYPNMITREYCHAQQDSRKAFTPEKYINMSLINAITGPLDMNNGNFDILEINNGGREKGPKKLNSYPTTVVSEAARTLITFTGLTCLPDAPDVYKKKSDLFTFIKQQPTGKWDESIVLQAKMNQYISTARRAKDEWFIGTVISQKGGTLPIQLSFLEEGKKYTATLYEDTQSTDCYEAPEHYQIRTIEVTKNQVIDAKMAKGGGHCIWIKPIQ encoded by the coding sequence ATGCGAACCAATAAAACAATTCTGTACATCCTTTGGATGTTCTTTACTATGATTACGATTAATGTTAATGCCAAAATCGTAGTTAAATCTCCAAACAAGAGTATTTCATTAAAGCTAAAACCGCAAAATGGGCAACTATACTATTCCATAAATTATTTTGGAAAAAAAATTATCAACTCTTCAAAACTATCTATCAGTAATGCCCCTATTAAGATTTTGTCTACCAACAAACTTCATCATGACACAAACTGGAAACCTGTATGGGGACAATTTAGCTCTGTAAGGAACCATTATAATGAGACATCGATTCATTTGATATCAGAGAATAAACAGTTTATTCTACATGCACGTGTCTATAATGATGGTGTTGCATTTCAATACGAGAAAACGATAAAAGAACAAACATCTGACATCTCGCTTTATTGTGAATATAATGTTCCCAACTTGATTAATTTCTACACATCAAATCAAAATGGAGACCCTTATAAATCAATAACTAATATCGAAGCTCCTCAATTCTTCTCCGAGCATAAGAAGAAGGCTATTTCTGCACCAATCGTAATGGAATTAGAGGACGACCAATATATGGCTTTATGGGAATCAGATCTATTTAACACCAAAGATTTTGAGACAATCACATTTCATTACAATGAACAGAAAAAGACGATCTTCTCGAAGAACAAAGGTGATATTTCAAAAGTGAGAAGTACTTCCCCTTGGAGAGTTATTCTCATTTCTAATAATATTGGTGATTTTACCACGAGTCAGTTAACCCTTAATCTTGCGAAACCAAATCAATTAAAAGAGACAAAATGGATACACCCAGGAAAAGCTCTTTGGGACTGGAGGGTTCATGGTCACCAAACAGATGATGGGTTTACCTATGGAATTGATACAGAAAGTTACAAACGATATATTGATTTTGCAGCATCAAATCATATTAGATACTTTCTCATTGATGACCTATGGTACAAGAAAGTTACCAAAGGACATTTCATCTTATCAGATAAACTAGATATAAAACAAGTAATAAAATATGCAGAAGAAAAAGGGGTTGAAATTATTCTTTATTACGACAGACGTCATGGAAATTATGGAGAAGATGCTCTCTACGCTTATTATGCATCTTTAAATATGAAGGGTATGAAGTATGGTTTTATGGGTAGAAACATTCCTTTTACAAAAAAATCTATCATGCTTAGTGCGAAGAATCATCTTCTAATTGATTATCATGACTGTCCTGCTCCAATGACTGGAGTGTCGCGAACCTATCCGAATATGATTACACGTGAATACTGTCATGCACAGCAAGACTCCAGAAAAGCTTTTACTCCAGAAAAATATATTAATATGTCTTTAATCAATGCTATTACTGGACCATTAGACATGAACAATGGCAATTTTGATATCCTTGAAATTAATAATGGAGGTCGTGAGAAAGGTCCTAAAAAACTGAATAGCTATCCTACAACAGTTGTATCAGAAGCGGCACGGACTTTAATTACATTTACTGGATTAACATGTCTACCAGATGCACCAGATGTTTATAAAAAGAAGAGCGATTTATTTACGTTCATCAAACAGCAACCTACAGGGAAATGGGACGAAAGTATCGTACTTCAGGCCAAAATGAATCAATATATTTCTACAGCAAGGAGAGCAAAAGACGAATGGTTCATCGGCACAGTCATATCACAAAAAGGAGGAACTCTTCCTATCCAATTATCCTTTTTAGAAGAGGGTAAGAAATACACTGCTACGCTCTATGAAGATACCCAATCAACCGATTGCTACGAAGCACCTGAGCATTACCAAATTCGGACTATTGAAGTAACAAAAAATCAAGTAATAGATGCAAAAATGGCTAAAGGAGGAGGACACTGTATCTGGATTAAACCTATCCAATAA